The following are from one region of the Stenotrophomonas lactitubi genome:
- a CDS encoding lipocalin family protein, producing the protein MTSIRPLCAVLLALSLGGPAVAANSPPPSRNSAAEASADGAIDLQRFMGTWYVIGRVPNFIERGHVASVNQYELREDHKVAITYRYRDGFGEPLQEIRARASVDPDSGNHGWRTWFYRVVPTHSRVLEVAPDYSWALIGYPGREMAWIFARTPDMDKALYKDLAERLRDEYGVNTDKLKRVPQHADQVGKLGYEVPNVR; encoded by the coding sequence ATGACCTCGATCCGCCCGCTCTGCGCTGTGTTGCTGGCCCTGTCCCTGGGCGGTCCGGCAGTGGCTGCCAATTCCCCACCGCCATCCCGCAACAGCGCCGCGGAAGCCTCTGCAGACGGGGCGATCGACCTGCAGCGCTTCATGGGGACCTGGTACGTGATCGGCCGCGTGCCGAACTTCATCGAACGCGGCCACGTCGCCAGCGTCAACCAGTACGAGCTGCGCGAGGACCACAAGGTCGCCATCACCTATCGCTACCGCGATGGCTTCGGCGAGCCCCTGCAGGAAATCCGCGCGCGTGCCAGTGTCGATCCCGACAGTGGCAACCACGGCTGGCGCACCTGGTTCTACCGGGTCGTGCCGACCCATTCGCGGGTGCTGGAAGTGGCGCCGGATTATTCCTGGGCGCTGATCGGCTACCCGGGGCGCGAGATGGCCTGGATCTTCGCCCGCACGCCTGACATGGACAAGGCGCTGTACAAGGACCTGGCCGAACGCCTGCGCGACGAGTACGGGGTGAACACAGACAAGCTCAAGCGCGTGCCGCAGCACGCCGATCAGGTCGGCAAGCTGGGCTACGAAGTGCCGAACGTGCGTTGA
- a CDS encoding methionine ABC transporter permease: MIIATAGGFFRHLDAGKWADIGQATIDTLLMLAGSLPLTLAIGLPLGVLLYLFGAPQLKRRPFAYGVLALVVNLLRSVPFIILMIVLIPVTLFMMGTSLGVRGAIVPLVIGAAPFYARLVETALREVDRGVIEATQAMGATTWQLVTRVLLPEARPGLIAGATVTTVALIGFTAMGGAIGSGGLGDLAFRDGYQRSHTDVALVTVVLLLVLVQLLQMLGDRLVAHYSRR; encoded by the coding sequence ATGATCATCGCCACTGCCGGCGGCTTCTTCCGCCACCTGGATGCAGGCAAGTGGGCCGACATCGGCCAGGCCACCATCGACACTCTGCTGATGCTGGCCGGTTCGCTGCCACTGACCCTGGCCATCGGCCTGCCGCTGGGCGTGCTGCTGTACCTGTTCGGTGCGCCACAGCTGAAGCGCCGGCCGTTCGCCTACGGCGTGCTCGCGCTGGTGGTGAACCTGCTGCGCTCGGTGCCCTTCATCATCCTGATGATCGTGCTGATCCCGGTGACCCTGTTCATGATGGGTACCTCGCTGGGTGTGCGTGGCGCGATCGTGCCGCTGGTCATCGGCGCTGCGCCGTTCTATGCGCGCCTGGTGGAAACCGCGCTGCGTGAAGTGGATCGTGGCGTGATCGAGGCGACCCAGGCCATGGGTGCCACCACCTGGCAGCTGGTCACCCGCGTGCTGCTGCCTGAAGCACGGCCGGGCCTGATTGCCGGTGCGACGGTCACCACCGTGGCCCTGATCGGTTTCACTGCGATGGGCGGTGCGATCGGTTCCGGTGGCCTCGGTGACCTGGCGTTCCGCGATGGCTACCAGCGCTCGCATACCGACGTGGCGCTGGTCACCGTGGTCCTGCTGCTGGTGCTGGTGCAGCTGCTGCAGATGCTGGGCGACCGCCTGGTCGCGCATTACAGCCGCAGATAA
- a CDS encoding methionine ABC transporter ATP-binding protein translates to MIEFQRLHKSYAVAGRAVSALQPLDLTIEAGEVFGIIGHSGAGKSTLIRMINRLEEPSGGRLLIAGEDVTALEPEGLRALRRRIGMIFQHFNLLSSRTVAGNVAFPLELAGTPRAEIDARVAELLQTVGLQAHADKYPAQLSGGQKQRVGIARALATRPQILLCDEATSALDPQTTASVLALLSKINRELGLTIVLITHEMDVIRRVCDRVAVLDAGQLVETGPVTKVFLHPQHPTTRRFVSESEQVDEGTLHRDFDAVGGRVVRLTFLGADTYEPLLGSVARQTGVDYNILSGRIDRIKDTPYGQLIVALVGGDQSAAQAAFVAAGVHVEELRR, encoded by the coding sequence GTGATCGAGTTCCAGCGCCTGCACAAATCCTATGCCGTTGCCGGCCGCGCGGTCAGCGCGCTGCAGCCGCTGGACCTGACCATCGAGGCTGGTGAGGTGTTCGGCATCATCGGCCATTCCGGAGCGGGCAAATCGACGCTGATCCGCATGATCAACCGCCTGGAAGAGCCCAGCGGTGGTCGTCTGCTGATCGCCGGTGAAGACGTAACCGCGCTGGAGCCGGAGGGCCTGCGCGCGCTGCGCCGCCGGATCGGCATGATCTTCCAGCACTTCAACCTGCTGTCCTCGCGCACGGTGGCCGGCAACGTCGCCTTCCCGCTGGAACTGGCCGGAACGCCGAGGGCCGAGATCGATGCGCGCGTGGCCGAACTGCTGCAGACCGTCGGCCTGCAGGCGCATGCGGACAAGTACCCGGCGCAGCTGTCGGGCGGGCAGAAGCAGCGTGTGGGCATCGCTCGGGCACTGGCCACCCGCCCGCAGATCCTGCTGTGCGATGAGGCCACCAGCGCGCTCGATCCGCAGACCACCGCCTCGGTGCTGGCGCTGCTGTCGAAGATCAACCGCGAACTGGGCCTGACCATCGTGCTGATCACCCATGAGATGGACGTGATCCGTCGCGTCTGCGACCGCGTGGCTGTGCTCGATGCCGGCCAGCTGGTCGAGACCGGCCCGGTGACGAAGGTGTTCCTGCATCCGCAGCACCCGACCACCCGCCGTTTCGTCAGCGAATCGGAGCAGGTGGACGAGGGCACATTGCACCGCGATTTCGACGCTGTCGGTGGTCGTGTCGTACGCCTGACCTTCCTCGGCGCTGACACCTACGAACCCCTGCTCGGCAGCGTCGCGCGGCAGACCGGGGTCGACTACAACATCCTTTCCGGCCGTATCGACCGGATCAAGGACACCCCGTATGGCCAGCTGATCGTCGCCCTGGTGGGCGGTGACCAGTCCGCCGCGCAGGCCGCGTTCGTGGCTGCCGGCGTGCACGTTGAGGAACTGCGTCGATGA
- a CDS encoding DMT family transporter, producing the protein MNLQRSPSRAVAWMVAAVACFSLMDAGMKQLSASYPSLEVTFLRGVASLPFVLVWVLASAGPRSLIPRRWGLHLLRGGLGMAMIGCFVFALRDLPLSTAYTIYFVAPLLIAALSVPLLGERVGPRRWVAIGIGLVGVLVVLRPGVGGFISVPGLMVLAAATAYAIAAITVSLLTRTDTSQSMVVWFLVIMAIGAGLLAIPGWVPLQMAHAPLIAGMGLAGALGQIALTKAFQLGEASMIAPLEYSGLVWVIGWDLAFWGQLPDGYTWAGAAIIVASGLYLLHRERVNRQEPPKPLDHP; encoded by the coding sequence ATGAACCTGCAACGCTCCCCTTCGCGCGCCGTGGCCTGGATGGTCGCCGCCGTCGCCTGTTTCTCGCTGATGGACGCCGGCATGAAGCAGCTCTCGGCCAGCTATCCCTCGCTGGAGGTGACCTTCCTGCGGGGTGTGGCGTCGCTGCCCTTCGTGCTGGTCTGGGTACTGGCCAGTGCCGGGCCACGCTCACTGATCCCGCGTCGCTGGGGCCTGCACCTGCTGCGCGGCGGTCTGGGCATGGCGATGATCGGCTGCTTCGTGTTCGCCCTGCGTGACCTGCCGCTGTCCACCGCGTACACCATCTATTTCGTCGCGCCGCTGCTGATTGCTGCCTTGTCGGTGCCGCTGCTGGGCGAGCGGGTCGGGCCGCGGCGCTGGGTCGCCATCGGTATCGGCCTGGTCGGCGTGCTGGTGGTGCTGCGGCCGGGCGTGGGTGGTTTCATCTCGGTGCCGGGCCTGATGGTGCTGGCCGCTGCCACTGCCTATGCCATCGCCGCGATCACCGTCAGCCTGCTGACCCGCACCGATACCTCGCAGTCGATGGTGGTCTGGTTCCTGGTCATCATGGCCATCGGTGCCGGGCTGCTGGCGATTCCCGGCTGGGTGCCGCTGCAGATGGCGCATGCGCCGTTGATCGCCGGCATGGGCCTGGCCGGAGCGCTGGGCCAGATCGCGCTGACCAAGGCCTTCCAGCTGGGTGAGGCCTCGATGATCGCGCCGCTGGAGTACAGCGGCCTGGTCTGGGTGATCGGCTGGGACCTGGCGTTCTGGGGGCAGCTGCCGGATGGCTACACCTGGGCGGGCGCGGCGATCATCGTCGCCTCGGGCCTGTATCTGCTGCACCGCGAGCGGGTGAACCGGCAGGAACCGCCGAAACCGCTGGACCATCCCTGA
- a CDS encoding YajQ family cyclic di-GMP-binding protein, whose translation MPSFDVVSEVDTHELTNALDQANRELATRFDFKGVDARFEREGEVITQSAPSEFQLKQMNDILRARLAARSIDVLSLEYGDVETNLAQARQKITVKQGIEQKIAKKIAAALKEAKLKVETQINGDKLRVMGKKRDDLQDAIAVLKAGKFELPLQFNNFRD comes from the coding sequence ATGCCTTCCTTCGACGTTGTGTCCGAAGTCGACACCCACGAACTGACCAATGCGCTCGACCAGGCCAACCGCGAGCTTGCCACCCGCTTCGACTTCAAGGGCGTGGACGCCAGATTCGAGCGCGAGGGCGAAGTGATCACCCAGTCCGCACCGAGCGAGTTCCAGCTCAAGCAGATGAACGACATCCTGCGCGCACGCCTGGCCGCCCGCAGCATCGACGTGCTCAGCCTGGAATATGGCGACGTGGAAACCAACCTGGCGCAGGCCCGGCAGAAGATCACCGTCAAGCAGGGCATCGAGCAGAAGATCGCCAAGAAGATCGCTGCGGCGCTGAAGGAAGCCAAGCTGAAAGTGGAAACCCAGATCAACGGCGACAAGCTGCGGGTGATGGGCAAGAAGCGCGACGACCTGCAGGACGCCATCGCCGTGCTGAAGGCCGGCAAGTTCGAACTGCCGCTGCAGTTCAACAATTTCCGCGATTGA
- a CDS encoding helix-turn-helix domain-containing protein: protein MMATTVGQQQLVAARAAFAEGDVQSLAMLPLPLQQSWQRSHAAGVRPGQEPYYPPLQGNGHHLESRDDRRLARCVQPELEQLWSAFGARGWTMFCANREGMVIVHRAHGLEDAPLLRPIQVGRRLGEAEIGTTAPAVSLADDLPALVRGNEHYLQRFAPVFCLSEPLHDLQGQVCGAIDITGLGERDPAVLQGYFRQAALAIENRLMHTLSDVHLLAVQHDPRWLASPLQGLLAVQEDGQLLAANRVARRLLGLPRRGPLPLLSLDTLFAGASAAQRRRLLQPGPAHRVRLGEGSAVHLQHLQAPRAARSRSPATAAAPVQAAPLRDQQRDAARRAARAADGNLSLAARQLGISRTTLYRLLRE from the coding sequence ATGATGGCCACGACAGTCGGGCAGCAGCAATTGGTGGCGGCGCGTGCCGCTTTTGCCGAGGGCGATGTGCAGTCGCTGGCGATGCTGCCCTTGCCGTTGCAGCAGTCCTGGCAGCGTTCGCATGCGGCCGGTGTGCGTCCCGGCCAGGAGCCGTATTACCCGCCATTGCAGGGCAACGGCCACCACCTGGAATCCCGCGACGACCGTCGCCTGGCGCGTTGCGTGCAGCCTGAGCTGGAGCAGTTGTGGTCTGCGTTCGGTGCGCGGGGATGGACGATGTTCTGCGCCAACCGCGAGGGCATGGTGATCGTGCATCGCGCCCATGGCCTGGAAGATGCACCGCTGCTGCGGCCGATCCAGGTGGGCCGGCGGCTGGGCGAGGCCGAGATCGGCACCACCGCGCCTGCGGTCAGCCTGGCCGACGACCTGCCCGCCTTGGTACGTGGCAACGAACACTATCTGCAGCGGTTCGCCCCCGTGTTCTGCTTGAGTGAGCCTTTGCATGACCTGCAGGGGCAGGTCTGCGGTGCGATCGACATCACCGGGTTGGGGGAACGCGATCCGGCAGTGCTGCAGGGCTATTTCCGGCAGGCGGCGCTGGCCATCGAGAACCGTTTGATGCACACGCTCAGCGATGTGCACCTGCTGGCGGTGCAGCATGATCCGCGCTGGCTGGCATCACCGCTGCAGGGCCTGTTGGCGGTGCAGGAAGACGGCCAGTTGCTTGCCGCCAACCGCGTCGCCCGGCGTCTGCTCGGACTGCCACGGCGTGGGCCGCTGCCGCTGCTTTCGCTGGACACGCTGTTTGCCGGCGCCAGCGCCGCACAGCGCCGCCGACTGCTGCAGCCCGGTCCTGCGCATCGGGTGCGGCTGGGCGAGGGCAGTGCGGTCCATCTGCAGCATCTGCAGGCACCGCGCGCTGCACGGTCGCGTTCGCCGGCTACGGCCGCGGCGCCTGTGCAGGCGGCGCCACTGCGTGACCAGCAGCGCGATGCAGCGCGCCGCGCCGCACGTGCCGCCGACGGCAACCTCAGCCTCGCTGCACGCCAACTCGGAATCTCGCGGACAACGCTGTACAGACTGCTGCGCGAGTGA
- a CDS encoding NAD(P)-dependent alcohol dehydrogenase, with protein MSSNSGSRDITAAVVRGKEQPFVIEQARLRGPQDDEVLVKIVATGLCHTDLIVRDQYYPVPLPAVLGHEGAGIVEAVGPNVRELKAGDHVVLTYGQCGHCNPCRGGHGAYCRDFFALNFGGVDGHGHTAITDAQGQPLHDHFFAQSSFATFALAREINAIKVPDDAPLELLGPLGCGIQTGAGAVLNSLQVRSGSSFASYGAGAVGLSAVMAAKVAGATTIIAIDVVPSRLQLAMELGATHVVNSRETDVIEAVRAITGGGADFALESTGRPEVLSAGIEALGGLGMMGVVGAPKLGTTASFDVNNLLLGGRSIRGIVEGDSVPQVFIPQLVTLYQQGRFPFDRLVKFYPLEQINQAAEDSTRGITLKPILRIAA; from the coding sequence ATGAGCAGCAACAGTGGATCGCGTGACATCACCGCCGCCGTGGTGCGCGGCAAGGAACAGCCCTTCGTCATCGAGCAGGCGCGCCTGCGCGGCCCGCAGGACGACGAAGTGCTGGTGAAGATCGTGGCGACCGGCCTGTGCCACACCGACCTGATCGTGCGTGACCAGTACTATCCAGTGCCGCTGCCGGCGGTGCTGGGCCATGAGGGCGCGGGCATCGTCGAGGCGGTCGGCCCCAACGTGCGTGAACTGAAGGCCGGCGACCACGTGGTGCTGACCTACGGCCAGTGCGGCCACTGCAATCCCTGTCGTGGTGGACATGGTGCGTATTGCCGCGATTTCTTCGCGCTGAACTTCGGTGGCGTTGATGGCCACGGCCATACCGCCATCACCGATGCACAGGGCCAGCCGCTGCACGATCACTTCTTCGCACAGTCGTCGTTTGCCACGTTTGCGTTGGCGCGCGAGATCAACGCGATCAAGGTGCCTGACGATGCGCCGCTGGAGCTGCTCGGCCCGCTGGGCTGCGGGATCCAGACCGGTGCCGGTGCGGTGCTCAACTCGCTGCAGGTGCGATCGGGCAGCAGCTTCGCCAGCTATGGCGCCGGTGCGGTCGGCCTGAGCGCGGTGATGGCGGCCAAGGTCGCTGGTGCCACCACCATCATCGCCATCGACGTGGTGCCCTCACGGTTGCAGTTGGCCATGGAGCTGGGTGCCACCCACGTGGTCAACAGCCGCGAGACCGATGTGATCGAGGCCGTGCGTGCGATCACTGGTGGCGGCGCCGATTTCGCGCTGGAATCCACCGGTCGTCCGGAGGTTCTCTCCGCAGGTATCGAGGCGCTGGGCGGGCTGGGCATGATGGGCGTGGTTGGCGCGCCGAAATTGGGCACGACCGCCAGCTTCGATGTGAACAACCTGCTGCTGGGTGGTCGCAGCATCCGCGGCATCGTCGAGGGCGACAGCGTGCCGCAGGTGTTCATTCCGCAGCTGGTGACGCTGTACCAGCAGGGGCGCTTCCCGTTCGACAGGCTGGTGAAGTTCTATCCACTGGAGCAGATCAACCAGGCGGCCGAGGACAGTACGCGGGGCATTACCCTGAAGCCGATTCTGCGGATCGCGGCGTGA
- a CDS encoding benzaldehyde dehydrogenase, translated as MTASSPWLPDTLWSGAFFDGQWSAAAQRQPVIEPATGQSLGEIGLADAAQVARSAAAAAQAQQAWAAAPYEQRAEVLRKAARLAEENIDTLVDWMVRESGSTRLKAGFEAKVTIKALHEAAALPSRSVGEILPSEPGRLNLARRRPLGVVGVISPFNFPLYLAMRAVAPAIALGNAVVLKPDPRTAVCGGAVIARLFEQAGLPQGVLHMLPGDGAAGAALTSDPHVAMIQFTGSTAAGRKVGEAAGKHLKKVSLELGGKNALIILDDADLDLAVANTAWGVYLHQGQICMATGRVLVQRSIHQAFLQKLVAKAKSLKVGDPAREDVALGPLINAAQRDHAARVVDDAVKAGASLETGGTYQDLFFAPTVLGNVSADNPAFNEEIFAPVAVVVPFDDDDEAVRLANDSEYGLSMAIVSRNVGRALKLGERLRTGLLHINDQTVNDEVINPFGGVGASGNGTSIGGPANVEEFTQWQWMTVKGEAPAYPI; from the coding sequence ATGACTGCATCTTCCCCATGGCTGCCGGACACACTCTGGTCAGGCGCCTTCTTTGATGGTCAATGGAGCGCTGCCGCACAGCGCCAGCCGGTGATCGAACCCGCCACCGGGCAGTCGCTTGGTGAGATCGGCCTGGCCGACGCGGCGCAGGTCGCGCGCTCTGCAGCCGCTGCGGCGCAGGCACAACAGGCATGGGCGGCGGCGCCATACGAACAGCGCGCCGAGGTGCTGCGCAAGGCCGCGCGCCTGGCCGAGGAAAACATCGACACGCTGGTCGACTGGATGGTCCGCGAAAGCGGCTCCACCCGCCTGAAGGCCGGCTTCGAGGCCAAGGTGACCATCAAGGCACTGCATGAGGCCGCCGCACTCCCTTCGCGCAGCGTGGGGGAAATCCTGCCGTCCGAGCCCGGCAGGCTGAATCTGGCGCGGCGTCGTCCCCTCGGCGTGGTGGGGGTGATCTCACCGTTCAATTTCCCGCTGTACCTGGCGATGCGCGCGGTGGCCCCGGCCATCGCTCTCGGCAATGCCGTGGTGCTCAAGCCTGATCCGCGCACGGCGGTGTGCGGTGGTGCGGTGATCGCACGCCTGTTCGAGCAAGCAGGTCTTCCGCAGGGTGTGCTGCACATGTTGCCCGGCGACGGCGCCGCCGGTGCCGCGCTGACCAGTGATCCGCATGTGGCGATGATCCAGTTCACCGGCTCGACGGCGGCGGGACGCAAGGTCGGCGAAGCCGCCGGCAAGCATCTGAAAAAAGTGTCACTGGAGCTGGGCGGCAAGAACGCGCTGATCATCCTCGACGATGCCGATCTGGATCTGGCCGTGGCCAACACCGCCTGGGGCGTGTACCTGCACCAGGGTCAGATCTGCATGGCCACCGGCCGTGTGCTGGTACAGCGAAGCATCCATCAGGCGTTCCTGCAGAAGCTGGTGGCCAAGGCGAAGTCGCTGAAGGTGGGCGACCCGGCACGCGAGGACGTGGCGCTGGGGCCATTGATCAATGCCGCGCAGCGCGACCATGCAGCGCGTGTGGTCGACGACGCAGTGAAGGCCGGTGCGTCCCTCGAAACCGGCGGCACCTACCAGGACCTGTTCTTCGCACCGACCGTGCTCGGCAACGTCAGCGCGGACAATCCGGCGTTCAACGAAGAGATCTTCGCGCCGGTGGCGGTGGTGGTGCCGTTCGATGACGACGACGAAGCCGTGCGCCTGGCCAATGACAGCGAGTACGGCCTGTCGATGGCGATCGTTTCCCGCAATGTCGGCCGCGCGCTGAAGCTGGGCGAGCGCCTGCGTACCGGCCTGCTGCACATCAACGACCAGACCGTGAACGATGAGGTCATCAATCCCTTTGGCGGGGTAGGGGCGTCCGGCAACGGCACCAGCATCGGCGGCCCGGCCAACGTGGAGGAATTCACCCAGTGGCAATGGATGACGGTCAAGGGCGAAGCCCCGGCCTATCCGATCTGA
- a CDS encoding DUF1415 domain-containing protein produces MTDTPLPTDDPIAATRLWLERIVIGLNLCPFAKAVYVKDQVRIVLSDATTPEALVEELAEELVLLRDTPAEQIDTTLIVHPQVLTDFLDYNDFLDNADAAIEALDLQGILQVASFHPDYQFDGVAADDASNYTNRAPFPTLHLLREDSVERAVDVYPDPDVIVERNIQTLDRIGVEGWHRRLRGDDLS; encoded by the coding sequence ATGACCGACACCCCCCTGCCCACCGATGACCCGATCGCCGCCACCCGCCTGTGGCTGGAGCGCATCGTCATCGGCCTGAACCTGTGCCCGTTCGCCAAGGCGGTGTACGTGAAAGACCAGGTCCGCATCGTGCTGAGCGACGCGACCACACCGGAAGCCCTGGTGGAAGAACTGGCCGAAGAACTGGTGCTGCTGCGCGACACGCCGGCCGAGCAGATCGATACCACCCTGATCGTGCACCCGCAGGTGCTGACCGACTTCCTCGACTACAACGACTTCCTCGACAACGCCGATGCGGCGATCGAGGCGCTGGACCTGCAGGGCATCCTGCAGGTGGCCAGCTTCCATCCGGACTACCAGTTCGATGGCGTTGCCGCCGATGACGCCAGCAACTACACCAACCGCGCGCCCTTCCCCACCCTGCACCTGCTGCGCGAAGACAGCGTGGAACGCGCGGTGGATGTCTACCCGGACCCGGACGTGATCGTCGAGCGCAACATCCAGACCCTGGACCGGATCGGTGTTGAGGGCTGGCACCGTCGCCTGCGCGGTGACGACCTGTCATGA
- a CDS encoding SDR family oxidoreductase, whose protein sequence is MSTVPPIATWPVAPLHGRVVLVTGGANGIGRGIAQAVLGAGGRVLIGDLDVEAGQACLAEWQRGDDAAFQRLDITDETSVRGFIAVALQRFGRIDGLVNNAGIAGPHGTLLQDMDWEEWQRRLSSLHGAFLCSKHALPALSVDAGAIINITSTRAWQSEPHSEGYAAAKGGLVAFTHALAISAGPAVRVNSISPGWISTDAWQAPSRRHDPQYSASDHAQHPVGRVGQPEDIGALAVYLLSSMSGFSTGQDFIVDGGMTRKMIYAE, encoded by the coding sequence ATGAGCACGGTACCGCCGATTGCCACCTGGCCGGTTGCGCCGCTGCACGGCAGGGTCGTGCTGGTCACCGGTGGTGCCAATGGCATCGGCCGCGGCATCGCCCAGGCGGTGCTCGGGGCCGGCGGCCGCGTGCTGATCGGCGATCTGGATGTGGAGGCAGGCCAGGCCTGCCTTGCCGAATGGCAGCGCGGCGATGATGCGGCGTTCCAGCGGCTGGACATCACCGACGAAACCAGTGTGCGCGGCTTCATCGCGGTGGCCCTGCAACGCTTCGGCCGCATCGATGGCCTGGTCAACAATGCGGGCATCGCCGGGCCGCACGGCACCCTGCTGCAGGACATGGACTGGGAAGAATGGCAACGTCGGCTTTCGTCGCTGCATGGTGCGTTCCTGTGCAGCAAGCATGCTTTGCCGGCGCTGTCGGTCGATGCAGGCGCGATCATCAACATCACATCGACCCGCGCCTGGCAGTCCGAACCGCACAGCGAAGGCTACGCAGCGGCCAAAGGCGGGCTGGTGGCCTTCACCCATGCGCTGGCGATCAGCGCCGGACCGGCGGTGCGGGTGAACAGCATCAGCCCCGGCTGGATCAGCACCGATGCCTGGCAGGCACCGTCGCGCCGGCACGACCCGCAGTATTCGGCCAGCGACCATGCCCAGCACCCGGTGGGTCGGGTCGGGCAACCGGAGGATATCGGCGCGCTGGCGGTATACCTGCTGTCCTCAATGTCCGGCTTCAGCACCGGCCAGGATTTCATCGTCGACGGCGGCATGACCCGGAAGATGATCTACGCCGAGTGA